Proteins encoded by one window of Streptococcus suis S735:
- a CDS encoding aminoglycoside phosphotransferase family protein — protein MAVRIVSRQPLTKGWSTDQKYKVQLEDGRLGLLRIAERPAYEAKQLEFQLVENLFGLGLPVAEPLSFWADDLSVYTLYEWMEGQDMNDLATSLSEQTLYELGCQSGKFLRTLHALPIDQSLRDWNSFYQAKIDNKLAAYQAASHSYPNGQAMIAFVQANRHLLEGRPIAYHHGDFHTGNFLRGQDGRLKILDFDRYDIGDPWEEFNRLIFTADLSPAFARGQVDVYFDGAIPEEFWKLMALYVTVNSLGALSWAEQVDSEQIPLMKLQAQKISEWYEYFNHHLPKWYM, from the coding sequence ATGGCAGTTAGGATAGTGTCTCGACAGCCCCTCACCAAAGGCTGGTCCACGGACCAAAAGTACAAGGTCCAGCTAGAAGATGGTCGCCTTGGTCTTTTGAGAATAGCAGAGCGGCCAGCCTATGAGGCTAAGCAATTAGAGTTTCAGTTAGTTGAAAACCTGTTTGGTCTAGGTTTGCCTGTGGCAGAGCCACTAAGTTTTTGGGCGGATGACTTGTCAGTCTACACCCTTTATGAATGGATGGAAGGTCAGGATATGAATGACTTGGCTACCAGTCTGTCAGAACAAACCTTATATGAATTGGGCTGTCAGTCAGGGAAGTTTTTGCGAACCTTGCATGCCCTACCGATTGATCAAAGTCTGCGCGACTGGAACAGTTTTTATCAGGCTAAGATTGACAATAAATTAGCTGCCTACCAAGCAGCTAGTCATTCCTATCCAAATGGTCAAGCCATGATAGCCTTTGTTCAGGCCAACCGTCACTTGCTTGAAGGGAGACCGATTGCCTACCATCATGGAGATTTTCACACAGGTAACTTTCTACGGGGCCAGGATGGAAGACTGAAAATTTTAGACTTTGACCGCTACGACATAGGAGACCCCTGGGAAGAATTTAACCGTTTGATTTTCACGGCAGATTTGTCTCCAGCCTTTGCGCGTGGTCAGGTAGATGTCTATTTTGACGGCGCTATTCCAGAGGAATTTTGGAAACTCATGGCTCTTTATGTAACAGTAAATAGTCTAGGCGCTCTTTCTTGGGCAGAACAAGTAGATTCCGAACAAATTCCATTGATGAAGTTGCAAGCGCAGAAGATTTCTGAATGGTATGAATATTTTAATCATCATCTTCCAAAGTGGTATATGTAA
- a CDS encoding DNA recombination protein RmuC — protein MDIVLLILLILVLLALVFLYGKWQSLALLLQDQAEDTADNLSDQLSYQLENATLKQQQTIHQEVERLRTELYQQLTDIRQELNKSHLETRDATDLRLQAIQESNEKRLEEMRQTVEEKLEKTLQTRLQASFETVSKQLESVNRGLGEMQTVARDVGSLNKVLSGTKTRGIMGELQLGQIIEDILTPSQYEREFATVSGSSERVEYAVKLPGRTEGDYIYLPIDSKFPLADYYRLEDAYESGDKDQIDLHRKNLLAAIKRFAKDIQSKYLNPPETTNFGVLFLPTEGLYSEVVRNPIFFDELRRQENIVVAGPTTLSALLNSLSVGFKTLNIQRSADDISKVLGNVKLEFGKFSDLLVKAQKQLNQASSNIDKLLTTRTNAIERSLRTIDLYEDDQTKGLLGLSPLDEEDNEN, from the coding sequence ATGGATATTGTACTACTTATTTTGCTGATACTGGTCTTGCTTGCCTTGGTTTTTCTTTATGGAAAATGGCAGAGCTTGGCCCTGCTTTTGCAAGATCAAGCCGAAGATACAGCAGACAACTTGTCTGACCAGCTCAGCTATCAACTAGAAAATGCAACTCTCAAACAGCAGCAGACCATTCACCAGGAGGTGGAAAGACTCCGCACGGAGCTTTACCAACAGCTAACCGACATCCGTCAAGAGCTGAATAAGAGCCACTTGGAAACGCGAGATGCCACCGACCTTCGTTTGCAGGCCATTCAGGAGTCCAATGAAAAACGCCTGGAAGAAATGCGGCAGACGGTTGAGGAAAAGCTGGAGAAAACCCTGCAAACCCGCCTACAAGCCTCCTTTGAAACGGTGTCTAAGCAGTTGGAATCAGTCAATCGTGGTCTGGGTGAAATGCAGACGGTGGCGCGTGATGTGGGTAGTCTTAACAAGGTGCTGTCTGGCACCAAAACCCGTGGCATCATGGGTGAATTGCAGCTGGGACAGATTATCGAGGATATTTTGACACCTAGCCAATATGAGCGAGAGTTTGCCACAGTTTCAGGCTCTAGTGAGCGTGTGGAGTATGCGGTCAAGCTACCAGGACGGACTGAGGGAGACTATATCTACTTGCCAATCGATTCCAAGTTTCCGCTGGCGGACTATTATCGCTTGGAAGATGCCTACGAAAGTGGGGATAAGGACCAGATTGACCTCCATCGCAAAAATCTCCTGGCAGCTATCAAACGTTTTGCCAAGGACATTCAGAGCAAGTACCTCAATCCGCCTGAAACCACCAACTTTGGCGTCTTGTTCTTGCCAACCGAAGGGCTGTATTCAGAAGTGGTCCGCAATCCCATTTTCTTTGATGAGCTTCGCCGTCAGGAAAATATCGTAGTAGCAGGACCCACTACCCTTTCTGCCCTGCTCAATTCCCTCTCCGTCGGCTTTAAGACCCTTAACATTCAACGGTCGGCCGATGATATTTCCAAGGTCTTGGGCAATGTCAAGCTGGAATTTGGCAAGTTTTCTGACCTCTTGGTCAAGGCCCAGAAACAGCTCAATCAAGCTAGCAGCAATATTGACAAACTCCTAACCACTCGCACCAACGCCATCGAGCGTAGTCTTCGTACCATTGACCTGTACGAAGATGACCAAACCAAGGGGCTGCTTGGCCTGTCCCCATTAGATGAGGAAGATAATGAAAATTAA
- a CDS encoding thiamine diphosphokinase: protein MIKIAVIAGGSFDCLPEPADLYVGVDAGSLRLLDHSLPLDWAIGDFDSVTSEELGQIREMAEQFLQAPAEKDDTDLELALKEIFKAYPQAQVRIYGALGGRMDHMMSNLFLVAEPDLAAYMEQIELVDSQNVVRFRPAGSHRISPIAGMKYISFMPSDQSHLTIRYAKYPLDASNYFFKKCYASNEFIDRDIDIQLDQGYVVLIYSKDKD, encoded by the coding sequence ATGATTAAGATTGCTGTTATTGCAGGCGGTTCCTTTGACTGCCTTCCTGAGCCTGCCGACCTCTATGTGGGGGTAGATGCAGGCTCTCTTCGTCTTCTGGACCATTCCCTGCCTCTTGACTGGGCTATCGGTGATTTTGACTCGGTGACCTCTGAGGAGCTGGGGCAGATAAGGGAGATGGCAGAGCAGTTTCTGCAAGCTCCTGCTGAAAAAGATGATACAGACTTGGAGTTGGCTTTAAAGGAAATCTTCAAGGCCTATCCGCAGGCCCAGGTTCGCATATACGGAGCCTTGGGTGGTCGCATGGACCACATGATGAGCAATCTCTTTCTGGTTGCAGAACCCGACTTGGCAGCCTATATGGAGCAGATTGAATTGGTGGACAGTCAGAACGTCGTCCGTTTTCGACCTGCAGGCAGTCATAGGATTTCGCCGATTGCTGGTATGAAGTACATTTCCTTTATGCCGTCGGACCAAAGCCACCTGACCATTCGTTATGCCAAGTACCCGCTGGATGCCAGCAATTATTTTTTCAAAAAATGCTATGCTTCTAACGAATTTATAGATAGGGATATAGACATTCAACTGGATCAGGGCTATGTGGTCCTGATCTACAGTAAGGACAAGGATTAG
- the rpe gene encoding ribulose-phosphate 3-epimerase produces the protein MSHFKIAPSILAADYANFEKELKRLEKTGVEYVHIDVMDGHFVPNISFGADVVAAMRPHSKLVFDCHLMVSNPENHIETFARAGADILTIHAEATVHLHGTLQKIRAAGMKVGVVINPGTPLVTIEPVLNLVDQVLLMTVNPGFGGQAYIPEVADKIADLVKLREAKGLAFDIEVDGGIDDKTIHSAKSAGANVFVAGSYLFKGDLDANVAKLRAALND, from the coding sequence ATGTCACATTTTAAGATTGCACCGTCTATTTTGGCGGCAGATTATGCAAATTTTGAAAAAGAGCTCAAGCGTCTAGAAAAGACAGGTGTGGAGTATGTGCACATTGATGTCATGGATGGTCATTTCGTGCCAAATATCAGCTTTGGGGCGGATGTGGTTGCGGCTATGCGTCCTCATAGCAAGCTGGTTTTTGATTGCCATCTCATGGTGTCCAATCCTGAAAATCATATTGAGACCTTTGCACGTGCAGGCGCAGATATTTTAACCATTCATGCAGAAGCAACGGTTCACTTGCATGGAACCTTGCAGAAAATCCGTGCTGCTGGTATGAAGGTGGGTGTGGTCATCAATCCAGGTACGCCGCTTGTGACCATTGAGCCTGTGCTTAACTTGGTGGATCAGGTGCTTCTCATGACGGTCAACCCAGGTTTTGGTGGACAAGCCTACATTCCAGAGGTTGCGGATAAGATTGCAGATTTGGTCAAACTCCGTGAAGCCAAGGGCTTGGCCTTTGATATTGAAGTGGACGGCGGGATTGACGATAAGACTATTCATTCAGCCAAAAGTGCGGGTGCCAATGTCTTTGTGGCTGGCTCCTATCTCTTCAAAGGAGACTTGGATGCCAACGTTGCCAAATTGAGAGCTGCCCTCAATGATTAA
- the rsgA gene encoding ribosome small subunit-dependent GTPase A, protein MQGRIIKALAGFYYVEADGQIYQTRARGNFRKKGQTPYVGDFVDFSAEENSEGYILKIHERKNSLVRPPIVNIDQAVVIMSAKEPDFNANLLDRFLVLLEQKDMDPIIYISKMDLVEDRTEMDAFKAIYEKIGYPFVYSLEELMPLLQDKVTVFMGQTGVGKSTLLNRIAPELALETGAISDSLGRGRHTTRAVSFYNVFGGKIADTPGFSSLDYEVKEAEALTDCFPEIAESSQDCKFRTCTHTHEPDCAVKEAVASSAISQSRFDNYLQFLSEIQNQRETYTKVSKKFK, encoded by the coding sequence TTGCAAGGAAGAATTATCAAGGCCTTGGCAGGTTTTTACTATGTCGAGGCGGATGGACAGATTTATCAAACCAGAGCTAGAGGAAATTTTCGTAAGAAGGGACAAACGCCCTACGTGGGTGATTTTGTGGACTTTTCTGCGGAGGAAAACTCAGAAGGCTATATATTAAAGATTCATGAGCGGAAAAATAGTTTGGTTCGACCTCCTATCGTCAATATCGATCAGGCGGTGGTTATCATGTCGGCCAAGGAACCTGATTTTAATGCCAATCTACTGGATCGTTTCCTAGTTCTCCTTGAACAGAAGGATATGGATCCCATTATCTATATCTCTAAGATGGACTTGGTAGAAGATCGGACGGAGATGGATGCCTTCAAGGCTATCTATGAGAAAATTGGCTATCCTTTTGTCTATAGTTTGGAGGAATTGATGCCTCTTTTACAGGACAAGGTGACGGTCTTTATGGGGCAGACAGGGGTTGGGAAATCGACTCTTCTCAATCGCATTGCGCCAGAATTAGCCTTGGAAACAGGGGCGATTTCAGATAGTCTGGGGCGTGGTCGCCATACCACTCGTGCGGTCAGCTTCTACAATGTCTTCGGTGGAAAAATTGCGGATACACCCGGTTTTTCATCCCTAGACTATGAAGTCAAGGAGGCGGAGGCTCTGACAGATTGTTTCCCAGAGATTGCGGAAAGTAGCCAGGATTGCAAATTTAGGACCTGTACCCATACCCATGAGCCGGATTGTGCGGTCAAGGAAGCTGTTGCCAGCTCTGCCATTTCCCAAAGTCGCTTTGATAATTATCTCCAATTCCTCAGCGAAATCCAAAATCAGCGTGAAACCTATACTAAAGTCAGTAAAAAATTCAAATAG
- a CDS encoding ATP-binding cassette domain-containing protein — protein MKKRNFWLTLSCIFAVALLNVGFLYQYRYIIDAIAAGDRQAFVSYFVQMGLTVLVMLVFEYIRQIANVSYLNQVGFQLQATFIGKIFDLPFRQFVEQGAGAYISQLNNDLETVKEDYYDAFFTIFQGACTFGIASLALLSLDGLTAIFLILISFLPVVIPYLFKKRRRLNQEAISDSQQVYNTRVSDVFLSYLQVKNSHQRQQVLDGLNDRYQAVNDKVNQATRTTVTMRLLVGFVFYLTTLSIIFIGGFQVFSGALTIGGLTAILTISEQLVDPINSIAAAFLDRHAVKKLKQEFELSTFGQETKGQELASAFQSIQLVKASYAVGEKQVFEDLTVAFERGKKYLILGESGSGKSSLALILTKNSQLQAGDIYVDQISLSDLSYQAIQDKIAYLPQEGSLFHDTVLYNLTMGREVPEDRLMFHIKTVNLDSRFPSYASLSEEISDDSGLSGGQKQRLLLIRALLQDKDILLLDESLSALDQETYAVIENYLASLADKTLIHISHRVSDEVLSRYDGVVRIGESN, from the coding sequence ATGAAAAAGAGGAATTTTTGGCTAACCTTATCTTGTATTTTTGCAGTAGCCCTGCTAAATGTTGGCTTTCTGTACCAATATCGCTATATTATTGATGCTATTGCAGCTGGAGATAGACAGGCCTTTGTGTCTTATTTTGTGCAGATGGGGTTAACTGTCCTTGTCATGCTGGTTTTTGAATACATTCGTCAGATTGCCAATGTCAGCTATCTCAATCAAGTAGGTTTCCAATTGCAGGCGACCTTTATTGGGAAAATTTTTGATTTACCTTTTAGGCAGTTTGTTGAGCAGGGGGCAGGGGCCTATATTTCTCAGCTCAATAATGATTTGGAGACGGTGAAAGAAGATTATTACGACGCTTTCTTTACAATTTTTCAAGGTGCTTGTACCTTTGGCATTGCCAGTTTGGCCCTTCTTAGCTTGGATGGTCTGACCGCTATTTTCTTGATTCTGATCTCATTCTTACCAGTTGTGATTCCCTATTTGTTTAAAAAGCGGAGAAGGCTCAATCAGGAGGCGATTTCGGACAGTCAGCAGGTCTATAATACAAGAGTTTCAGATGTCTTTCTGAGTTATTTGCAAGTGAAAAATAGCCACCAAAGACAGCAAGTTTTAGATGGTCTGAACGATCGCTATCAAGCAGTCAATGACAAGGTCAATCAGGCCACTCGAACGACAGTAACCATGCGGCTCTTAGTCGGTTTTGTCTTTTATCTGACCACTCTTTCGATTATCTTTATCGGTGGTTTTCAAGTCTTTTCTGGTGCCTTGACCATCGGTGGCTTGACAGCTATTCTGACCATTTCAGAGCAGTTGGTGGATCCCATTAATAGCATTGCGGCAGCCTTTTTGGACAGGCATGCCGTTAAGAAATTAAAGCAAGAGTTTGAGCTATCTACTTTTGGTCAAGAAACGAAGGGACAGGAACTAGCTTCAGCTTTCCAGAGTATTCAACTGGTCAAGGCTAGTTATGCTGTCGGTGAAAAACAGGTCTTTGAAGACCTGACCGTAGCGTTTGAGCGTGGCAAGAAGTATTTAATTCTTGGGGAAAGTGGTTCTGGCAAATCTTCCTTGGCTCTTATTTTGACCAAGAATAGCCAACTGCAAGCAGGGGATATTTACGTTGATCAAATCTCTCTTTCAGACTTATCCTACCAAGCCATTCAAGACAAGATTGCCTATCTGCCACAAGAGGGATCCCTTTTCCATGATACGGTTCTATATAACTTGACCATGGGACGGGAGGTTCCAGAAGATAGGCTGATGTTTCACATTAAGACCGTGAACCTTGACAGTCGTTTCCCAAGTTATGCTTCTTTGAGCGAGGAAATTAGTGATGATAGCGGACTGTCTGGTGGACAAAAGCAACGCCTGCTCTTGATCCGTGCCTTGCTGCAAGATAAGGATATCTTGTTGCTGGATGAAAGTCTGTCTGCCTTGGATCAGGAAACCTATGCAGTGATTGAAAATTACCTTGCCTCACTAGCTGATAAGACGCTCATTCATATTTCCCACCGCGTGTCCGATGAGGTCCTTAGCCGTTATGATGGGGTGGTACGGATTGGGGAGAGCAATTAA
- a CDS encoding radical SAM protein, with protein MKFMLNCDYYYHYFGEDLMVIGKYGQYLLNEYQALVLKQINETGSVESLIGYFSDIAGECETKIKKLLLDTLKLFLKKEFIVKGVSVYPKHIYGEVGKFYPRKIVIELTNKCHLQCTHCFKEAGPINRNFLKYEELINFLDRVKGKVYEIQLTGGEPMAHPHFKEISKYATENFQEVTMTTTGHLINSKSIIYLKGMSYIQISLYHHNPILNDQITNGKDTLNKTIRGIRFLNNENLDYSVTNIVRNSLIDEFDNFIEFLILNQVKAVRFGLFSHLGRGKLVGSDWFLSPSKVEEFYEMLIEKSREYGSRINIHTWEEDNCFNYFEDIVDGTMRCGAGVIEWTINESGHIKPCTFFPDGEFSSYSLQNFEEYSMQNHEQNIVRKINDWEGLLQTVGLSTRNICEEIYKMVEKK; from the coding sequence ATGAAATTTATGCTAAATTGTGATTACTACTACCATTACTTTGGTGAAGATTTGATGGTTATAGGAAAATACGGTCAATACTTATTAAATGAATATCAAGCGTTAGTTTTAAAACAGATAAACGAAACGGGTAGTGTAGAAAGTTTGATAGGTTACTTCTCTGATATAGCGGGGGAATGTGAAACAAAAATAAAAAAGCTATTATTGGATACATTAAAATTATTCTTGAAGAAAGAGTTTATTGTTAAAGGAGTTTCTGTTTATCCGAAGCATATTTATGGTGAAGTTGGGAAATTTTACCCTAGGAAAATAGTTATAGAATTAACGAATAAATGTCATTTACAGTGTACACACTGTTTTAAGGAAGCTGGACCAATTAACAGGAATTTTTTGAAGTATGAAGAGCTAATAAATTTTTTAGATAGGGTAAAAGGAAAGGTTTATGAAATACAGTTAACGGGTGGGGAGCCGATGGCACATCCTCATTTTAAAGAGATTTCAAAATATGCTACGGAGAACTTTCAAGAAGTAACAATGACAACCACTGGTCATTTAATTAATTCCAAAAGTATAATTTATTTGAAGGGAATGAGCTACATTCAAATTTCTTTATATCATCATAATCCGATTCTAAACGACCAAATTACCAATGGAAAGGATACATTAAATAAAACGATTAGAGGAATAAGATTTCTAAACAATGAGAATTTAGACTATTCAGTGACCAATATTGTTCGAAACAGTCTTATCGACGAATTTGATAATTTTATAGAATTTTTAATACTAAACCAAGTAAAAGCGGTGAGATTTGGGCTATTTAGTCATTTGGGTAGAGGTAAGTTAGTCGGATCAGATTGGTTTTTAAGTCCCTCTAAAGTAGAAGAATTTTATGAGATGCTTATAGAAAAAAGTAGAGAGTATGGGAGCAGAATTAATATACATACATGGGAAGAAGATAATTGCTTTAACTATTTTGAAGACATTGTAGATGGGACAATGCGTTGCGGAGCAGGTGTTATTGAATGGACAATCAATGAGAGTGGCCATATTAAGCCGTGTACATTCTTTCCGGATGGTGAGTTTTCTTCTTACTCTCTTCAAAATTTTGAAGAATATTCAATGCAAAATCACGAACAGAATATTGTAAGGAAAATAAATGATTGGGAAGGTTTGCTCCAGACGGTTGGGTTATCAACTAGAAATATTTGCGAAGAAATCTATAAAATGGTGGAGAAGAAATGA
- a CDS encoding helix-turn-helix domain-containing protein: MSCFGKTLKFIREGKGKSLAEVAKGHISTSQLSRFENGESDITVSKLFGVLAEMNVDVDEFVYASQDFKKDELTRILEQLKQSIYIRDVVTIKKILSEQLAKAERDSRREFHRLNAILIAYKLRNLDKTIVVSKEDTAFLTDYLFRVENWSYYEILLFANTIDKLGHQTMMLFCRELIHRTQFYREMKQHRLVVSQVLLSAYLVSVQTKELVDAIFLEKTIEGLLFDETEIFERILFKFGKAFYDYQNTGTSNAILEMRKCIGLLRAVDSQNIADWYESILEKILIE; this comes from the coding sequence ATGAGTTGTTTTGGGAAAACGTTGAAATTTATCAGAGAGGGAAAGGGGAAGAGTTTGGCGGAGGTCGCCAAGGGACATATTTCTACTTCTCAACTTTCTCGGTTTGAAAATGGGGAATCCGACATTACTGTTAGTAAATTATTTGGTGTGCTGGCAGAAATGAATGTGGATGTGGACGAGTTCGTGTATGCCAGTCAGGATTTCAAAAAAGATGAGCTGACTAGAATTTTGGAACAACTAAAACAATCCATCTATATCAGAGATGTTGTAACCATAAAGAAAATCTTGTCTGAACAATTAGCAAAAGCAGAAAGAGATTCTCGTAGGGAGTTTCATCGGTTGAATGCTATTTTAATCGCTTATAAACTGAGAAACTTAGATAAGACAATAGTTGTTTCGAAAGAAGATACAGCCTTTTTAACGGATTACTTATTTCGAGTTGAGAATTGGAGCTACTATGAGATCTTACTATTTGCGAATACGATTGACAAATTGGGTCATCAAACAATGATGCTTTTTTGTAGAGAGTTAATTCATCGTACACAGTTTTACCGTGAAATGAAACAACATCGATTGGTAGTTTCTCAAGTTCTCCTTAGTGCTTATCTAGTCAGCGTTCAAACTAAGGAACTTGTCGACGCAATCTTTCTTGAAAAGACTATCGAAGGTTTGCTTTTCGACGAGACAGAAATTTTTGAACGCATTTTGTTTAAATTTGGTAAGGCTTTTTATGATTATCAAAATACCGGAACTTCTAATGCTATTTTGGAGATGAGAAAGTGTATTGGACTTTTACGAGCGGTCGATAGCCAGAATATAGCAGATTGGTATGAAAGTATATTGGAAAAGATACTTATTGAGTAG
- a CDS encoding LTA synthase family protein has product MKQIKLKATKQFILVMVMTVLLAMGRALLLSDVSFPLWFIPLPLIAYLIFTFYVLVLLDKYEKFIKTKTFAKYVGYFLGFLYLINLVYRLNAKKYQPWNIFRNNLFQFELLLMLALPVLLAFLWRKKTGIREKLSQWSANHLVPDGYLLLTSLLSLSPLAISYWKDSHYESLVEKGSYIEFFSQTPLFAPIHFIGTYIFLRYLHKAFVEFKANRTNVYSMLFISLALATLSHIGYQASMAGATGSYFTRHLFPGAIVFQIACLFFLNVIISLVINRQILSVAVIASLNVILVTANFLKFRYRSEPLTPNDFKWVGNLGMILSFISLRVVLVSLVFIVLLVFIYRRIHKKYFQGRIVASIWKRLAGISVIVSLILGMGWAIRNEKDHKIAGWIPILSQVNNWRNVDWKGYAFVARYRTLSFLWLQQLSKTSMEMPENYSEKTMKAIVKKYTALAEEINAERTGQLTDQTVIYILSESLADPRRIPGVTLSQNVLPNIEYIMSQTTSGLMKSDHYGGGTANIEFQVYSGLPFYNYSSSISSVYLDVAPNMKKLPSISDLYPADNRIAIHPYYDTSYNRNSIYKQLGIEQFYTLNSAKYPLTVTAEDYQGNFVSDKKTYDLILDQVRSADTSFVSAITMQNHVQWNSLEPAGIIASGEGFTAEENENLTSYVRLLSFTDQATRDFLDQLKTLDKKVTVVFYGDHLPGLYPESAFVTDPSAQYKTDYFVWSNFDTAKYNYELVNSSDMNALMLETTNNKVSPYYALLTEVLHKDRVGQAERDAKVAEELKLVQYDLSTGKGYLLKYKDFFKVATETTE; this is encoded by the coding sequence ATGAAACAAATCAAACTCAAGGCAACCAAGCAATTTATTCTGGTCATGGTAATGACCGTCTTGCTGGCTATGGGGCGAGCCCTTTTACTGAGTGATGTATCTTTTCCACTCTGGTTTATTCCCTTGCCCTTGATTGCCTATCTTATTTTTACATTTTATGTATTGGTCTTGCTTGATAAATATGAGAAATTTATAAAGACCAAAACCTTTGCCAAGTATGTCGGCTATTTTCTAGGTTTTCTATATCTTATCAACCTGGTCTATCGGCTCAATGCCAAGAAGTATCAACCCTGGAATATTTTCCGGAATAATCTCTTTCAATTTGAGCTTCTATTGATGTTGGCTCTTCCTGTATTGTTGGCATTTTTATGGCGGAAGAAGACGGGAATTCGAGAAAAATTAAGCCAGTGGTCAGCCAATCACTTGGTACCAGATGGCTATTTGCTCTTGACCAGCTTACTTTCTCTCAGTCCACTAGCTATATCTTATTGGAAAGATAGCCATTATGAGAGTTTGGTTGAGAAAGGTTCTTACATAGAGTTTTTCAGCCAGACACCCTTGTTTGCACCTATCCATTTTATAGGGACCTACATTTTTCTTCGCTATCTTCATAAGGCATTTGTAGAGTTTAAGGCCAATCGAACCAATGTCTACAGCATGCTCTTTATCAGTTTGGCACTGGCTACGCTATCGCATATTGGTTATCAGGCTTCTATGGCTGGAGCGACTGGTTCTTATTTCACACGTCATCTCTTTCCAGGGGCTATTGTCTTCCAGATTGCCTGCCTCTTTTTCCTCAATGTCATCATTAGCCTAGTTATCAACCGCCAAATCTTATCTGTTGCCGTGATTGCTAGTCTAAACGTCATTTTGGTTACGGCCAATTTTCTCAAATTCCGCTACCGTTCGGAGCCATTGACCCCCAATGATTTCAAATGGGTCGGGAACTTGGGGATGATTCTCAGCTTTATCAGTCTACGTGTTGTCTTGGTATCGCTCGTCTTTATAGTCCTCCTTGTGTTTATCTACCGACGTATTCACAAGAAGTACTTCCAAGGAAGGATTGTCGCTTCTATCTGGAAAAGGCTGGCAGGAATTTCAGTCATCGTATCCTTGATTTTAGGAATGGGCTGGGCAATTCGCAATGAAAAAGACCATAAGATTGCTGGCTGGATTCCTATTCTTTCTCAGGTTAATAACTGGCGGAATGTAGATTGGAAGGGCTACGCCTTTGTGGCTCGTTATCGCACTCTTTCATTCCTCTGGTTGCAGCAACTCAGCAAGACCAGTATGGAAATGCCTGAGAATTACTCTGAGAAGACCATGAAGGCCATTGTGAAGAAGTATACCGCCTTGGCTGAGGAAATCAATGCAGAACGGACAGGTCAATTGACTGACCAGACGGTTATCTACATTCTTAGTGAGAGTTTGGCTGACCCGCGTCGGATTCCAGGTGTAACCCTTAGTCAAAATGTCCTTCCAAATATTGAGTACATCATGAGCCAGACTACCAGTGGCTTGATGAAGAGTGACCACTATGGTGGTGGTACGGCTAATATCGAATTTCAGGTCTATAGTGGTCTGCCCTTCTACAATTACAGCTCATCCATTTCTTCAGTCTATCTGGATGTGGCGCCAAATATGAAGAAGTTGCCAAGTATCAGTGACCTCTATCCAGCAGATAATCGTATTGCCATCCATCCTTACTACGATACCAGTTACAACCGAAATTCTATCTATAAGCAGCTGGGGATTGAGCAATTCTACACTCTCAATAGTGCCAAGTATCCTCTTACTGTGACGGCTGAGGATTATCAGGGGAATTTTGTCAGTGACAAGAAGACCTATGACTTGATTTTGGATCAGGTACGTTCTGCCGATACCAGCTTTGTGTCGGCTATTACCATGCAGAACCATGTTCAGTGGAATTCTCTAGAGCCTGCAGGTATAATAGCATCGGGTGAGGGCTTCACGGCTGAGGAAAATGAAAACTTGACCAGCTATGTTCGCCTCCTATCCTTTACGGATCAGGCAACAAGGGATTTTCTAGACCAGCTTAAGACCTTGGATAAGAAAGTGACAGTTGTTTTTTACGGGGACCATTTGCCAGGTTTGTATCCAGAGTCAGCTTTCGTGACGGACCCAAGTGCGCAGTATAAGACAGATTATTTCGTTTGGAGCAATTTTGATACAGCGAAATACAATTATGAGCTAGTTAACTCTAGCGACATGAATGCACTGATGCTGGAGACGACCAATAACAAGGTCAGTCCTTACTATGCCCTCTTGACAGAAGTACTTCATAAGGACCGAGTAGGACAGGCTGAGCGAGATGCGAAAGTTGCAGAAGAACTCAAACTGGTCCAATATGACCTATCTACAGGAAAAGGATACCTTTTGAAATACAAAGATTTTTTCAAAGTAGCGACTGAAACGACAGAATAA